The window CGGCGGGGATTGGGCGCGGGGTTGGCTTCGCCATAGAGCTTCATAGAGACCTCCCGGGTGTGCGGCGCTGACGGCCGCCATTCAAACAGATGTTAGAGTTGCCGCGCCGTACGGAGCAACCCGCATTCGCTTCAGGGTCGAATTCGGTGCCCTGGCTCTGTTGAAGCGCCGCGAACCTTGTTACGCCTAGGCGCGAACCATCCCGTTCTGCCGAGGGTACCATGTCCAAGTTCTCCGCCTCCGACGCCGCCTTTGTCGGCTTCCGGCTCGTGAGGGAGCACCCGCGCACTGTGGCGGTGTGGGCCGTGCTGATGACGGTGCTGTCCCTGATGACCAGCACCCTGACGATCCAGCTGGCCGGTCCGCAGCTGAACGAGTTCATGGCGCTCAGCGCTGACAACTCGGTCGCACCGGAGGAGATGCTGCGGATCATGGGCGGCCTGGCCCCGCTGATGGTGTTCTCCGTGCTCTACAGCCTGGCGCTCTATGCAGTGACCCTGGCGGCGGTGAATCGCATCGTGCTGCGCCCTGATGACAGCCGCTCGGCCTTTCTGCGGTTCGGCGCGGACGAACTGCGCCAGGCCGGCACGCTGATCCTGGTCAACCTGATCTTCCTGGCGGTCTATATCCTGGGCATCCTGATCTCGGCGGTCCTGATCGGGGTCGGGGTGGCCGCCGGAGGCGGTCCCATTGCCGGACTGACGGGCCTGGTCAGCTTTGTCGGCGTGGCCCTCCTGATGATCTTTGTCGCCGTCCGGCTGTCCTTCGCCTCGACCCTGACCTTTGATACCGGCCGGATCGCCATCCGGGCGTCCTGGGCGATGACCAAGGGCCATGTCGGAGCCCTGCTCGGGGCCTATCTCCTGGCGGTCGTGATGGCCGTGATCGTCTATCTGCTGGTCATGACCATCGTCGCCGCCATCGGGGTGATCGCCTCGGGGGGCATTACCGGTCTTGGCGGTCTGTTCGAGCCGGACATGAGCTCGCTGGAGACCTTCTTTACCCCGATCGGCATCACCCGGGCCCTGTTTGCGGGCGTGATCTCGGTGCTGACCTCGCTGATCGTCTTCTCGCCGGCTCCGGAAATCTACCGGATCCTCAAGGCGGGGGGCGTGGAGCCGGTGGCGACGAGCGTCTAGCCACCCCGCTCCCCCCGGCGACAGCCGGGGAGGGCAGGGCTTCTGATGATCGCTCCAGAGAAGCGATCATCAGGATCAGGCGCTCTTCTTGCTCGTCTTCAGCGCCGCCACCCGCGCCTTGCGACGCTCTTCGTGGCGGTCCAGCACGTCCTTCAGATAGCGTCCGGTCCAGGAGGCCTCGACCCTGGCCACGTCCTGGGGCGAGCCCACCGCGACGATCTCGCCGCCGCCGTCGCCGCCTTCGGGGCCGAAGTCCAGCAGCCAGTCAGCGGTCTTTACCACGTCGAGATTGTGCTCGATGACGACCACGGTATTGCCCTGGTCGACCAGCTCGTGGAGCACTTCCAGCAGCTTCTTGGTGTCCTCGAAGTGCAGGCCGGTGGTCGGCTCGTCGAGGATGTAGAGCGTGCGGCCGGTGGCGCGCTTGGAGAGCTCCTTGGACAGCTTGACCCGCTGGGCCTCGCCGCCTGACAGGGTCGTGGCCTGCTGGCCGACCTTGATGTAGGTCAGGCCCACCCGCTTCAGCGTCTCCATCTTGTCGCGGATCGGCGGCACAGCCTTGAAGAAGTCGGCGGCCTCTTCGACCGTCATGTCCAGCACGTCGGCGATGGTCTTGCCCTTGAACAGGATGTCGAGGGTCTCGCGGTTGTAGCGTTTGCCCTTGCAGATATCGCAGGTGACGTAGACGTCGGGCAGGAAGTGCATCTCGATCTTGATCAGGCCGTCGCCCTGGCAGGCCTCGCAGCGGCCGCCCTTGACGTTGAAGCTGAAGCGGCCGGGGCCATAGCCCCGCGCCTTGCTCTCCGGCAGTTGGGCGAACCAGTCGCGGATCGGCCCGAAGGCCCCGGTATAGGTGGCCGGGTTCGAACGCGGGGTGCGGCCGATCGGGCTCTGGTCGATGTCGATGACCTTGTCGAAGTTCTCCAGGCCCTCGATGCGCTCGTGCGGGGCCGGGGCGTCGCTGGCATTGTTCAGACGCCGGGCGGCGGCCTTGTAGAGGGTCTCGATCGTGAAGGTCGACTTGCCGCCGCCGGATACGCCGGTGATGCAGGTAAAGGTGCCGACCGGGATCTCGCCGGTCACGCCCTTGAGGTTGTTGCCGGTGGCGCCGACGACCCGCAGCATCTTTTTCTTGCTGATCGGCCGGCGGTCTTCCGGGACCTCGATCTCGCGCGTCCCGGTCAGGTACTGGCCGGTGACGCTGGCGGGGTTGGCCATGATGTCGGCCGGCTTGCCCTGGGCCACGATCTCGCCGCCATGCACGCCTGCGGCCGGACCCATGTCGATGACATAGTCGGCGGTGAGAATGGCCTCTTCGTCATGCTCGACGACCAGCACCGAATTGCCCAGGTCGCGCAGGCCCTGCAGCGACTGCAGAAGGCGGGTATTGTCGCGCTGGTGCAGGCCGATCGACGGCTCGTCCAGCACATAGAGGACCCCCGTGAGGCCCGAGCCGATCTGGCTGGCCAGACGGATGCGCTGGCTCTCGCCGCCCGACAGGGTGCCCGAGCCGCGCGACAGGTTCAGATAGTCCAGGCCGACATCGACCAGGAACCGCAGGCGATCATTGATCTCCTTCAGGATCCGCCGCGCGATCTCCATCTGCTTGTCGCTGAACTGGGTCTCCAGGCCGGCAAACCAGTCCTTGGCCGGACGGATGGCCAGCTGGGAGACCTGGGCGATATCCATGCCGGCGATCTTCACCGCCAGGGCTTCGGGCTTTAGGCGCTTGCCGTGGCAGACCTCGCAGGGCGTATCGGACTGGTAGCGACCCAGCTCTTCGCGGACCCAGCTGCTGTCGGTCTCGCGCCAGCGGCGTTCGAGGTTTGGCAGGACGCCCTCGAAGGGCTTGTCGACCTCGTATTTGCGGGCGTTGTCGTCATAGACGAACTTGATCTTCTGACCCTTGGAGCCGAACAGGACCACGTCGCGGGCGCTGGCGGGCAGCTTGTGCCAGGCTTCGTCCATCGAGAAGCCATAGTGGCGGGCCAGGGCCTGCAGGGTCTGGGTATAGAGCGGCGAAGGCCCCTTGGCCCAGGGCGCGACGGCCCCCTTGTGCAGGCTCTTGTCCTTGTCGGGGATCACCATGTCGGCGTCGAAGGCCAGCTTGGCGCCCAGGCCGTCGCAGGCCGGGCAGGCCCCCGCCGGATTGTTGAACGAGAACAGCCGCGGCTCGATCTCGGCGATGGTGAAGCCGCTGACCGGGCAGGCGAAGCGTTCCGAGAACAGCAGCCGCTTGGGCTCTTTTTCGCCCTCGTCGATCGTCGCCCATTCGGCCACGGCCAGACCGTCGGCCAGACGCAGGGCCTGTTCGATGGAGTCGGCGAGGCGCTGCTCCATGTCCGGCTTGGTGACGATGCGGTCCACGACCACGTCGATGTCGTGCTTGAACTTCTTGTCGAGGGCCGGGGCGTCCTCGATCGGATAGTACTGGCCGTCGATCTTCAGACGCTGGAAGCCGGCCTTCTGCCACTCGGCGATTTCCTTGCGATACTCGCCCTTGCGGTCGCGGACCACCGGGGCCAGCAGATAGAGACGCGTGCCTTCGGGAAGGGCGGTGATCTTGTCGACCATCTGGCTGATGGTCTGGCTCTCGATCGGCAAGCCGGTAGCCGGCGAATAGGGCGTGCCGACCCGCGCCCAGAGCAGGCGCATATAGTCGTGGATCTCGGTGACCGTACCGACCGTCGAACGCGGATTGCGCGAGGTCGTTTTCTGCTCGATCGAAATGGCGGGTGACAGGCCCTCGATCAGGTCGACATCGGGCTTGCTCATCAGTTCCAGGAACTGGCGGGCATAGGCCGACAGGCTCTCGACATAGCGCCGCTGGCCCTCGGCATAGATGGTGTCGAAGGCGAGCGAGCTCTTGCCCGAACCCGACAGGCCGGTCAGCACCACCAGTTCGCCCCGCGGAATATCGACGCTGACATTCTTCAGATTGTGTTCGCGGGCACCGCGGACGCGGATGAAGTTCAGTTGTTCGGCCATGTGTTCCGGAACGCAGGGGCTGGCATGAGGGTGCCGCGCAGCGGCTATATGTAGGGCTCGGGGCCGGCAGTTAACACAAGAACAAGGTGGGAACAAACGCCCGGAGGTCGTCCTGTGCCAGCCTGCTGCCAGAAGGTGTCAGCAGGCTGGCGCCATGAGGGGCGTGGTTTCCGGGCCTTAACCGCCTTTGAAAGCGTGATCTTCAACAGTGTACGGTTCAATGCGCTCAAACGGAGCGCGACATGAGCAAGGCTGCCAAGCCCGCCAAGGCTGACAAACAGGAAAAGGGCAAGCAGGCGATCCGCGACGCCAGCGGGAACCTTCAGACTGGCAAGCCCCGCTCAGTCTTTGTTGATTTCATGGTGTTCATCGGCGGCGTCGGGTCTCTGATCTACGTGTTCAATACCATCGCGCCGAACTAGGCTCGCCAGCGACCCGGGCGGCTTCGGCTTGCCCAAGGCCGCCGGTCGCCTTAAAGAGCCCGGCCAGATCCCCTGAAGGAGACTCCCATGATCAGAGCAACGGAAGACCGCTTCGTCCGTCCCGTTTCCCTGACCCTGGATCGTCATGTCTGCCTTCATCACGCTGGATTCCGTCGCCGCCGTCACGCCTGACGGCCGCCCTCTTTTCGAAAACCTTGATCTCGCCGTCGGTGTCGAGCGCATCGGCCTCGTCGGCCGCAATGGCGTCGGCAAGTCGACCCTGCTGGACATCATGGCAGGGGACCGCGCCCCGGCGGCCGGCACCGTAACCCGCACCGGCAGCCTGGCCCGGCTCGACCAGAGCCCGGCGCGCTCGTCCGACGATCGGCTCGTGGACCTGCTGGGCGTGGGTCCGGACTGGGACCGGCTGGCCCGGATTGAAGCCGGTCAGGCGGATGACGCCGACCTGTCGGATGCCGACTGGGACCTGCCGGGCCGCATCGCCCAGGCCCTGGCCGAAGCCGGGCTGCCGGATCTGGACCCAGAGCGTCCGGCCCTGTCCCTGTCGGGTGGCCAGGCCACGCGGGCGGCCCTGGCCCGGCTTCTGCTGGCCCGGCCAGACGTTCTGCTTCTGGATGAACCGACCAACAATCTCGATGCCGCCGCCCGCGAGGGTGTGATCAGGGTCATTGATCGCTGGAAGGGCGGGGTGGTGGTGGTCAGCCACGACCGGGCCCTGCTGCGCGGCCTCGACCGGATCGTCGAGCTGTCGTCCCTCGGCGCGCGCACCTATGGCGGTGGATACGACCTCTATGTCGAACGGCGGGACGAGGAGGCCGCTGCGGCCTCGCGCGACCTGGACCGGGCGGATCAGGAGGCTCACCGCGTGGCCCGGGACGCCCAGGCCGCCCGCGAACGCAAGGCGCGACGCGATGCCGCCGGCAAACGATCCGCCGCCAAGGGCGGCGCGCCGAAGATCGTCCTCGGGGCCATGGCCGAGCGGGCGGAGCTGTCGGGTGCGCGCGAGGGGCGCCTGGCCCAGCGCCTGGCCGCCGAGGCCGCCGAGGCGAGATCAGAGGCTGTAGCCCGGGTCGAACGCCACAGGACCCTGTCCTTCGACCTGCCATCCACCCAGTTGTCACCGGGAAAGCCGGTGCTGGCGTTCGAGGCGGTTGCCTTTGGCTGGCCGGGCGGACCTCCACTGATATCCGGCCTGTCCTTCCAGATCGTCGGACCGGAGCGTGTGGCGATCCCGGGCAGCAATGGTACCGGCAAGACCACCCTGATCCGGCTGGCGGCCGGTGATCTGGAGCCTTCGCGCGGCGCGATCCGCCGCGGCGTCCCGATGGCCGTGCTGGATCAGCGGGCCGCCGTTCTGGATGACGGTCAGACGATCCTCGAGAACTTCCGGCGACTGAATTCGCGCGCTTCGGCCAATGAAGGCCATGCCGCCCTGGCCCGGTTCCTGTTTCGCAATGCTGGGGCCCACCAGCGTGTCGGAACCCTCAGTGGCGGCGAGCGCCTGCGCGCGGCCCTGGCCTGCGTCCTGTCCGCCGAGGTGCCGCCGCAGTTGCTGATCCTCGACGAGCCGACGAACCACCTGGACATCGCCTCGATCGAGGCGGTTGAGGCGGCCCTGATGAGCTTTGACGGGGCCCTGCTGGTGGTCAGCCATGACGCCGATTTTCTGACCGCCATCGGGATCGAGCGCGAGATCACCCTGGGGCGGTGATCTCTGGCTTCGTCTTCGTGGGTCCAAAGGTGAGGCTTGCACAAGGCCGTGCGGGCGCTTCTGTTTGGGGGGGGCAGGATCAGGCCCATGGGCCTGTAGCGGCTTGCCTGCGGATTTCACCAGGCGAAAGGTCTCTGGAACGATGTGCAACCTCTACGCCATGCGGCGCACCCAGACCGAGATCGTCGCCCTGACCCGGGTCCTGTTGCAGAAGGTCAATCAGGCGGAGCTGCCGGGCATTTTTCCCGACTATGCCGCCCCGATCGTGCGGCAGTCCGCCGAAGGTGAACGCGAGCTGGTCCAGGCCCGTTGGGGCATGCCCTCGCCGCAGTTTGCCCTCGAGGGCAAGAAGACCGATCCGGGTGTGACCAATATCCGCAACACCAAGAGTCCGCACTGGCGGCGGTGGCTGGGGACGGAGCATCGCTGCCTGGTGCCCTTCACCAGTTTCAGCGAGTTCAACAAGGCCGAGGGCGGCGACATCTGGTTTGCCCTGGCGGAGGATCGTCCCCTGGCGGTGTTTGCCGGGATCTGGACCTCGTGGACCAGTGTCCGAAAGCTCAAGGAGGGCGAGGTGACGACCGACCTGTTCGGCTTCCTGACCACCGAGCCCAATGCCGAGGTCGGGGCCATCCACCCCAAGGCCATGCCGGTTATCCTGACCACCGAAGCCGAACGCGAGACCTGGCTGAACGCGCCTTGGCCTGAGGCTTCGGCGCTTCAGAAGCCTCTGCCGGACGGGGCGCTGCAGATCGTGGCGCGCGGCGGCAAGCGGGATGACGGCTGAGGGTCGGCTGCGGCCATCCGGACCCAGCCTTCAACGATGATCACGGGGTGTCTTCCATGGGGGAAGGTTTGCCGGCCGCCAGGGCCGTAACCCGGACCAGAAGCCGG of the Caulobacter henricii genome contains:
- a CDS encoding SOS response-associated peptidase: MCNLYAMRRTQTEIVALTRVLLQKVNQAELPGIFPDYAAPIVRQSAEGERELVQARWGMPSPQFALEGKKTDPGVTNIRNTKSPHWRRWLGTEHRCLVPFTSFSEFNKAEGGDIWFALAEDRPLAVFAGIWTSWTSVRKLKEGEVTTDLFGFLTTEPNAEVGAIHPKAMPVILTTEAERETWLNAPWPEASALQKPLPDGALQIVARGGKRDDG
- the uvrA gene encoding excinuclease ABC subunit UvrA translates to MAEQLNFIRVRGAREHNLKNVSVDIPRGELVVLTGLSGSGKSSLAFDTIYAEGQRRYVESLSAYARQFLELMSKPDVDLIEGLSPAISIEQKTTSRNPRSTVGTVTEIHDYMRLLWARVGTPYSPATGLPIESQTISQMVDKITALPEGTRLYLLAPVVRDRKGEYRKEIAEWQKAGFQRLKIDGQYYPIEDAPALDKKFKHDIDVVVDRIVTKPDMEQRLADSIEQALRLADGLAVAEWATIDEGEKEPKRLLFSERFACPVSGFTIAEIEPRLFSFNNPAGACPACDGLGAKLAFDADMVIPDKDKSLHKGAVAPWAKGPSPLYTQTLQALARHYGFSMDEAWHKLPASARDVVLFGSKGQKIKFVYDDNARKYEVDKPFEGVLPNLERRWRETDSSWVREELGRYQSDTPCEVCHGKRLKPEALAVKIAGMDIAQVSQLAIRPAKDWFAGLETQFSDKQMEIARRILKEINDRLRFLVDVGLDYLNLSRGSGTLSGGESQRIRLASQIGSGLTGVLYVLDEPSIGLHQRDNTRLLQSLQGLRDLGNSVLVVEHDEEAILTADYVIDMGPAAGVHGGEIVAQGKPADIMANPASVTGQYLTGTREIEVPEDRRPISKKKMLRVVGATGNNLKGVTGEIPVGTFTCITGVSGGGKSTFTIETLYKAAARRLNNASDAPAPHERIEGLENFDKVIDIDQSPIGRTPRSNPATYTGAFGPIRDWFAQLPESKARGYGPGRFSFNVKGGRCEACQGDGLIKIEMHFLPDVYVTCDICKGKRYNRETLDILFKGKTIADVLDMTVEEAADFFKAVPPIRDKMETLKRVGLTYIKVGQQATTLSGGEAQRVKLSKELSKRATGRTLYILDEPTTGLHFEDTKKLLEVLHELVDQGNTVVVIEHNLDVVKTADWLLDFGPEGGDGGGEIVAVGSPQDVARVEASWTGRYLKDVLDRHEERRKARVAALKTSKKSA
- a CDS encoding ABC-F family ATP-binding cassette domain-containing protein; this encodes MSAFITLDSVAAVTPDGRPLFENLDLAVGVERIGLVGRNGVGKSTLLDIMAGDRAPAAGTVTRTGSLARLDQSPARSSDDRLVDLLGVGPDWDRLARIEAGQADDADLSDADWDLPGRIAQALAEAGLPDLDPERPALSLSGGQATRAALARLLLARPDVLLLDEPTNNLDAAAREGVIRVIDRWKGGVVVVSHDRALLRGLDRIVELSSLGARTYGGGYDLYVERRDEEAAAASRDLDRADQEAHRVARDAQAARERKARRDAAGKRSAAKGGAPKIVLGAMAERAELSGAREGRLAQRLAAEAAEARSEAVARVERHRTLSFDLPSTQLSPGKPVLAFEAVAFGWPGGPPLISGLSFQIVGPERVAIPGSNGTGKTTLIRLAAGDLEPSRGAIRRGVPMAVLDQRAAVLDDGQTILENFRRLNSRASANEGHAALARFLFRNAGAHQRVGTLSGGERLRAALACVLSAEVPPQLLILDEPTNHLDIASIEAVEAALMSFDGALLVVSHDADFLTAIGIEREITLGR